From Leptolyngbya iicbica LK, a single genomic window includes:
- a CDS encoding serine/threonine-protein kinase, producing the protein MEIVCTRPTCPRPANHFADLENSATLTTVQQKFCTACGMPLILSGRYLPEKLLGQGGFGAAYLARDRYTPNLRPCVVKLFQPSGDLNPDQLALAQSLFQREAAVLEEIGRKHLQIPDLYAFFPLMVPSLKPGKQEEYFYLVQEFIDGEDLEQALARSGPLSASDMIEVLVSMLKVLSFVHDNGTIHRDIKPSNIMRHRDGRLYLLDFGAVKQVTAAQGKPSGRSTGIYSIGFAPPEQMAGGEVYPSTDLYALAVTCITLLTGKEAGELYDSYNNSWAWRAHAQINPAIADVLDRMLLPVPNQRYESAKAVLAALRQAASSGSANAAAPPPPRAATSPAAPSPNTAMQTPASAAAPTAPAPPAAPPGLARPPKGTKPVKAKSASPAASASQSTAMSSVSLVEFLSGAAFTGFEGGLLAIALLSLLGTTLLGSGAWLLLLAVLILLQVRRVIERFDLVIIAVVTLGVVLLFPPLQAILATSATPRITVIVLAVMAGLAAIAIGTLFRLIYRLLSTFM; encoded by the coding sequence ATGGAGATTGTCTGTACTCGACCGACCTGTCCCCGACCGGCCAACCATTTTGCCGATCTGGAAAATTCGGCCACGTTGACCACGGTGCAACAAAAGTTTTGCACGGCCTGTGGCATGCCGTTGATTCTGAGTGGTCGTTATTTGCCTGAAAAACTGTTGGGGCAGGGCGGCTTCGGAGCGGCGTATTTGGCCCGCGATCGCTACACCCCCAACCTCCGCCCTTGCGTGGTCAAGCTGTTTCAGCCGTCTGGGGATCTCAATCCTGACCAGTTGGCCCTGGCGCAAAGTTTGTTTCAACGCGAAGCGGCGGTACTGGAAGAAATTGGCCGCAAACATCTGCAAATTCCCGATCTGTATGCCTTCTTTCCGCTGATGGTGCCCAGCCTCAAACCCGGCAAGCAAGAAGAGTATTTCTATCTCGTTCAAGAATTCATCGATGGCGAAGATCTGGAGCAGGCGTTAGCCCGCAGTGGCCCCCTCAGCGCTTCCGACATGATCGAAGTGCTGGTCTCGATGCTCAAAGTATTGAGTTTTGTCCACGATAACGGCACGATTCACCGGGATATCAAGCCTTCCAATATCATGCGTCATCGCGATGGCCGCCTCTATTTGCTGGACTTTGGGGCGGTGAAACAGGTGACCGCAGCGCAGGGGAAGCCGAGTGGCCGATCCACGGGCATTTATTCCATTGGGTTTGCGCCGCCTGAGCAAATGGCGGGGGGAGAGGTGTATCCTTCGACCGATTTGTATGCCTTGGCCGTGACCTGCATTACCCTGCTGACGGGCAAAGAGGCGGGGGAATTGTACGATTCGTACAACAATTCCTGGGCGTGGCGAGCCCATGCGCAAATCAATCCAGCGATCGCCGATGTGCTGGATCGAATGCTGTTACCGGTACCCAATCAACGCTACGAATCGGCCAAAGCGGTACTCGCGGCCTTGCGCCAAGCGGCTTCATCGGGAAGTGCTAACGCTGCGGCTCCACCACCGCCCCGAGCCGCAACCAGCCCGGCGGCGCCGTCTCCCAACACCGCCATGCAAACTCCTGCATCGGCAGCGGCTCCTACTGCGCCTGCCCCCCCCGCTGCCCCCCCTGGTTTGGCGCGACCTCCCAAGGGAACGAAGCCAGTCAAAGCGAAGTCAGCTTCGCCTGCGGCTTCTGCATCCCAGTCGACGGCGATGTCGTCGGTGTCATTAGTGGAGTTTTTGAGCGGTGCGGCCTTTACTGGGTTTGAAGGTGGACTGCTGGCGATCGCCCTGCTGAGCTTACTCGGCACTACTTTGCTGGGCAGTGGCGCTTGGCTGCTGCTGCTAGCCGTGCTGATTTTGCTGCAAGTACGGCGGGTGATTGAGCGGTTTGACCTGGTGATTATTGCGGTGGTGACTCTGGGGGTCGTCCTGTTGTTTCCACCCTTACAAGCAATCTTGGCCACCAGTGCCACGCCCCGTATCACAGTGATTGTGTTGGCGGTCATGGCGGGACTTGCCGCGATCGCGATCGGGACTCTCTTTCGGCTCATTTACCGCTTGCTATCTACCTTCATGTAA
- a CDS encoding molybdenum cofactor biosynthesis protein MoaE — protein sequence MAVDSTLPVVTKATVAEGDNFAVTFAPLSLDEVYRLADDSRNGAIVVMSGMVRDNTDGRAVSYLEYQAYEPMALEIFKQIAAQMRQQWPDVTRVVIHHRTGKLLVGEISVLVAVGCPHRSEAFAACQYAIDTLKHNAPIWKKEHWEDGASTWVSIGACEQTPEGG from the coding sequence GTGGCTGTAGACTCAACGCTGCCTGTGGTGACGAAGGCGACGGTAGCTGAGGGCGACAACTTTGCCGTAACCTTTGCGCCGCTGTCGTTAGATGAGGTGTATCGTCTGGCGGATGATTCGCGGAATGGGGCGATCGTGGTGATGAGCGGCATGGTGCGCGACAACACCGATGGCCGCGCCGTCTCCTATTTGGAATATCAGGCCTATGAGCCGATGGCCTTGGAAATCTTCAAACAAATCGCGGCGCAGATGCGGCAGCAGTGGCCGGATGTGACTCGCGTCGTGATTCATCACCGCACGGGTAAACTGCTGGTCGGTGAAATCAGTGTCTTGGTCGCTGTGGGGTGCCCCCATCGAAGTGAGGCATTCGCCGCTTGCCAGTATGCGATCGATACGCTGAAGCACAACGCACCGATTTGGAAAAAAGAGCACTGGGAAGATGGTGCGAGCACTTGGGTCAGCATCGGCGCTTGTGAACAAACACCAGAGGGCGGCTGA
- a CDS encoding hydrogenase maturation protease — translation MTTLVVGYGNTLRGDDGVGYQLADQVAAWELPNVRAIACHQLTPELAAAMAECDRVIFIDATLPHTQVDVTWRSLSPSDAPGLDAHRSDPADLLRLTAQLYDTVPLAYQLLLPTAAMDFSETLSAIAQAGFDTALSQLWDFLTAP, via the coding sequence ATGACGACTTTGGTCGTGGGCTATGGCAACACGCTGCGGGGTGACGATGGTGTGGGCTATCAGCTGGCAGACCAGGTTGCAGCATGGGAACTGCCCAACGTGAGGGCGATCGCCTGCCACCAACTCACCCCAGAGCTGGCAGCGGCCATGGCTGAATGCGATCGCGTCATTTTCATCGACGCGACCTTGCCCCATACCCAAGTTGACGTGACCTGGCGATCTCTGTCCCCCAGTGATGCTCCCGGGCTGGATGCTCATCGCAGCGACCCGGCTGATCTGTTACGCCTAACCGCGCAACTGTACGACACGGTACCGCTCGCCTATCAGTTACTATTGCCCACTGCGGCGATGGATTTTTCAGAAACTTTGTCCGCGATCGCTCAAGCCGGTTTCGACACGGCATTGTCTCAGTTATGGGACTTTCTCACCGCGCCGTAA
- a CDS encoding RluA family pseudouridine synthase, whose protein sequence is METASPSRLDRWLTAHLPDLSRNRVQKLIDWEYVTLNGSVCTDKKAAVRVGDAIAVTIPATKPLEVKAEAIPLDILYEDEHFVIVNKAAGMVVHPAPGNMDGTLVNALLAHCGDQLTGIGGVERPGIVHRLDKDTTGAIVVAKSELAHKDLQAQMKAKTARREYLGVIHGVPATTSGTVDAPIGRHPHDRKKQAIVPVHKGGREAVTHWQVEERLGNFTLMRFQLETGRTHQIRVHCLHMKHPMVGDPVYGAGRSVGVNLPGQALHAEKLTLRHPATGELVTAIAPFPPHFIKLLSVLRNRQLSG, encoded by the coding sequence GTGGAAACAGCGTCACCGTCGCGGCTTGATCGCTGGTTGACAGCGCATCTCCCTGACCTGTCGCGTAATCGGGTGCAAAAGCTCATTGACTGGGAATACGTGACCCTCAACGGCTCCGTCTGTACGGACAAGAAAGCGGCGGTGAGGGTGGGAGATGCGATCGCGGTCACGATCCCTGCCACGAAGCCCTTAGAGGTGAAGGCCGAAGCCATTCCCCTCGACATCCTCTACGAAGACGAGCATTTCGTCATTGTCAACAAGGCAGCGGGCATGGTGGTGCATCCCGCCCCGGGCAACATGGACGGCACCCTGGTGAATGCGCTGCTGGCTCATTGTGGCGACCAACTGACGGGCATTGGCGGCGTCGAGCGTCCCGGCATTGTGCATCGGTTAGATAAGGATACGACTGGGGCGATCGTCGTCGCTAAGTCAGAGCTGGCCCACAAAGATTTGCAAGCGCAGATGAAGGCCAAAACCGCCCGCCGCGAATACCTCGGGGTGATTCATGGGGTACCCGCGACCACTAGCGGCACGGTCGATGCCCCCATCGGTCGCCATCCCCACGATCGCAAAAAGCAGGCGATCGTCCCCGTCCACAAAGGCGGTCGGGAAGCGGTGACCCATTGGCAAGTAGAAGAACGGCTGGGCAATTTCACGCTGATGCGCTTTCAGTTAGAAACGGGGCGTACTCATCAGATCCGCGTCCACTGCCTGCATATGAAACATCCCATGGTGGGCGATCCGGTTTACGGCGCGGGGCGTTCGGTTGGTGTGAATCTGCCCGGTCAGGCGCTCCACGCGGAAAAGCTGACGCTGCGCCATCCCGCAACGGGGGAACTCGTAACGGCGATCGCCCCTTTCCCCCCCCACTTCATCAAACTGCTCAGCGTGCTCCGCAATCGACAGCTATCGGGGTGA
- a CDS encoding flavin reductase family protein, whose product MELDPKSLNPSDRYKLLIGSVVPRPIAFVSSLSSAGVVNLAPFSYFNAVGHKPLALMFSVSKKPDGSDKDTILNVRPVSAGGLGEYVINLAVSSYVQQVAEAAEPLPHSESEFDYLELTQAPSKLVAPPRVAESPVAFECKTIQIVPVGEFTMVIGEVVHMFIRDDLVDDRYHVDTDKLGAVGRLAGYDYCHIRDRFTIPNGFSAEKKAALKQSQ is encoded by the coding sequence ATGGAACTAGATCCCAAGTCTCTGAACCCGAGCGATCGCTACAAGCTGCTGATTGGGAGTGTCGTGCCCCGTCCCATTGCCTTTGTCTCCAGCCTGTCGTCAGCAGGGGTCGTGAACTTAGCGCCGTTTTCATATTTCAACGCCGTGGGGCACAAACCGCTCGCACTGATGTTTAGCGTTAGCAAAAAGCCCGATGGCAGCGACAAAGATACCATCCTCAATGTACGCCCCGTTAGCGCAGGGGGGCTAGGCGAATATGTGATCAATCTCGCGGTGTCGTCTTATGTGCAGCAGGTTGCTGAGGCAGCTGAGCCGTTGCCCCATAGCGAATCTGAGTTTGATTATTTGGAACTCACGCAGGCCCCGAGCAAACTCGTGGCGCCACCGCGCGTGGCAGAGTCGCCAGTGGCGTTTGAGTGCAAAACCATCCAAATCGTGCCAGTGGGCGAGTTCACCATGGTCATTGGCGAGGTGGTGCACATGTTTATTCGCGATGATTTGGTAGACGATCGCTACCACGTTGACACTGACAAGCTTGGCGCAGTAGGCCGTTTGGCTGGCTATGATTATTGCCATATCCGCGATCGCTTCACTATTCCCAACGGCTTTTCTGCGGAGAAAAAGGCGGCTCTAAAGCAATCCCAATAG
- a CDS encoding 2Fe-2S iron-sulfur cluster-binding protein — translation MVKTVRLEPIAQESSIQTNGNLLSVLLNKDLDVLKECGGRGMCATCHIYVKDGADALTPINRREQRTLEVITSCKPNSRLACQARVMGEGVVVELPPGMYVNSLQDIEALIGRRAESNLLHPITGAVLVEEGKLITRSMLKQLENTDTFRVSEYYTQSSEA, via the coding sequence ATGGTCAAAACCGTACGGTTAGAACCCATTGCTCAGGAAAGCTCTATCCAAACGAATGGCAACCTGCTTTCTGTCTTGCTCAACAAAGACTTAGACGTGCTCAAAGAATGTGGCGGGCGGGGCATGTGTGCGACCTGTCATATCTACGTTAAAGACGGAGCTGATGCCTTAACCCCGATTAACCGTCGTGAGCAGCGCACCTTGGAGGTGATTACCTCGTGTAAGCCCAATTCACGGCTCGCCTGTCAAGCGCGTGTGATGGGTGAAGGGGTGGTGGTGGAGCTGCCGCCCGGTATGTACGTCAACTCTTTGCAGGATATTGAAGCGCTGATTGGTCGGCGGGCCGAGTCCAACTTGCTGCACCCGATTACGGGCGCAGTGCTGGTAGAAGAAGGCAAATTGATTACCCGCTCGATGCTGAAGCAGTTGGAAAACACCGATACCTTCAGAGTCAGCGAATACTATACGCAATCTTCGGAAGCGTAA
- a CDS encoding polysaccharide biosynthesis/export family protein, whose translation MKNAFLVLERSRLPISAVLISQLLTWGCLYPVWAQSLPESSVREEVDPDAFAPLEQRSGRPPARNSQTFDPSQNIPTYLLGPGDDVRFDVFNVPELTNDESGNRLVTDNIYRVLADGTISLPWIGSVYVTGMSLEEAAAAVARQYEAFIYDPVVTLSLSAPRPIRIAVAGQVFAPGAYTTRQEGAASTEVSVAELRTVAQAIQNAGGITQLADIRNIELIRPQPDGTREVIPINFYALLVDGDQSQNALLRDGDTVFVPRAEALSPEEARTLATASFAQDFIEVAVVGEVEDPGRIEVDPNTTLNQAILAAGGFADARAQTGKVTFIRVNPNGTVEKRDIDVDLATGIDDANNPPLRENDIVLVSRSGVARASDFLELVGTAAGGILDPINGILNIFRIFDDLENDGPD comes from the coding sequence ATGAAGAATGCGTTTCTGGTGCTAGAGCGATCGCGGCTACCCATTTCAGCCGTACTGATTTCCCAGTTGTTGACCTGGGGCTGTCTCTATCCCGTCTGGGCCCAATCACTGCCGGAGAGTAGTGTTCGCGAAGAAGTTGACCCCGATGCCTTTGCGCCGCTAGAGCAACGCTCAGGTCGCCCGCCCGCCCGTAATTCTCAAACCTTTGATCCGTCACAAAATATTCCCACCTATCTTCTGGGACCTGGCGACGATGTGCGCTTCGATGTGTTCAACGTGCCAGAGCTAACTAACGACGAAAGCGGCAACCGTCTGGTCACCGACAATATCTATCGCGTGCTGGCAGACGGCACCATTAGCCTGCCGTGGATTGGTAGCGTTTATGTCACTGGCATGAGTCTAGAAGAGGCCGCCGCCGCGGTCGCTCGACAGTATGAAGCCTTCATCTATGACCCAGTGGTGACCTTATCTTTGTCAGCCCCTCGCCCGATTCGTATTGCCGTTGCTGGTCAGGTGTTTGCGCCGGGTGCCTATACGACCCGCCAAGAAGGGGCCGCCTCAACAGAAGTCTCAGTGGCCGAACTGCGTACCGTTGCTCAAGCCATCCAAAACGCTGGTGGCATTACCCAACTCGCCGATATTCGCAATATTGAGCTGATTCGGCCCCAACCGGATGGCACCCGAGAGGTGATTCCCATCAACTTTTATGCGCTATTGGTTGATGGCGATCAGTCGCAGAATGCGCTGCTGCGGGATGGCGATACTGTATTTGTGCCAAGGGCAGAAGCCCTGAGCCCTGAGGAGGCACGAACGCTAGCCACAGCCAGCTTTGCCCAAGACTTTATCGAAGTCGCAGTCGTAGGTGAAGTGGAAGATCCTGGACGCATTGAAGTTGACCCAAACACCACTCTGAACCAAGCCATTTTGGCCGCTGGGGGGTTTGCTGATGCGCGGGCACAAACGGGTAAAGTTACATTCATTCGGGTTAATCCGAACGGTACGGTCGAAAAACGCGATATCGATGTTGACTTGGCAACTGGTATCGACGATGCCAACAACCCCCCGTTGCGAGAGAACGATATTGTCCTGGTATCGCGCTCTGGGGTGGCCCGCGCTTCAGACTTCTTGGAGCTCGTTGGCACTGCGGCCGGTGGCATCTTAGATCCCATTAATGGCATCTTGAACATCTTCAGAATCTTTGATGATCTAGAGAATGATGGCCCTGATTAA
- a CDS encoding LysR family transcriptional regulator, with product MSSDLPFTLDQLRILKAIATEGSFKRAADSLYVSQPAVSLQVQNLERQLSVPLFDRGGRRAQLTEAGHLLLEYGDRILSLCQETCRAIEDLQNLQGGTLIVGASQTTGTYLLPRMIGLFRQRYPEVAVQLHVHSTRRTSWSVANGQVDLAIIGGEVPSELQESLEIIPYAEDELALIMPVYHPLANAEIIRREDLYQLKFIALDSQSTIRKVIDQVLTRCGIETGNLHIEMELNSIEAIKNAVQSGLGVAFVSISAIEKELQMGMLHRGRVEGVVVNRTLSVIVNPNRYRSKAAEAFTEEILPQFTNRAIELSQGAAEQNGQTTSVPSLPEINGKASVE from the coding sequence ATGTCTTCTGATCTTCCGTTTACTTTGGATCAGTTGCGCATCCTTAAAGCGATCGCAACTGAAGGCAGTTTTAAACGGGCTGCCGATAGCCTCTATGTTTCCCAGCCAGCGGTCAGTCTTCAAGTTCAGAATTTAGAACGTCAGCTGAGTGTGCCCCTATTTGACCGAGGGGGTCGCCGCGCCCAACTCACCGAAGCCGGACATTTGCTGCTGGAATATGGCGATCGCATCTTGAGTCTATGCCAGGAAACCTGCCGCGCGATCGAAGATCTACAAAACCTCCAGGGAGGCACCCTGATTGTCGGCGCGAGTCAAACCACAGGCACGTATCTGCTGCCAAGAATGATTGGTTTGTTCCGTCAACGCTATCCAGAAGTCGCGGTACAGCTTCATGTCCACTCGACTCGCCGCACTTCGTGGAGCGTTGCCAATGGTCAGGTCGATTTAGCCATCATTGGCGGCGAAGTGCCCAGCGAACTGCAAGAATCCCTCGAAATCATCCCCTACGCCGAAGATGAATTGGCCCTGATCATGCCGGTTTATCACCCCCTGGCGAATGCCGAGATTATTCGTCGTGAAGATTTGTATCAGCTCAAATTCATTGCCCTCGACTCTCAATCCACCATTCGCAAAGTGATTGATCAGGTATTAACCCGCTGCGGCATCGAAACGGGGAATCTGCATATTGAGATGGAACTTAACTCCATTGAAGCGATCAAAAACGCAGTGCAGTCGGGTCTGGGAGTAGCATTTGTTTCCATCTCGGCGATTGAAAAAGAATTGCAGATGGGCATGTTGCATCGTGGTCGCGTTGAAGGCGTTGTGGTGAACCGCACCCTCTCGGTGATTGTGAATCCCAATCGCTATCGCTCAAAAGCGGCTGAAGCGTTTACCGAAGAGATTTTGCCCCAGTTTACAAACCGGGCTATCGAGCTATCGCAAGGGGCAGCTGAGCAGAATGGGCAGACGACTTCAGTGCCCTCACTACCTGAAATCAATGGGAAAGCTTCGGTCGAGTAG